The sequence TTTGTCTGTTGGGGGCTCGAAATGAACGGCACTTGGTTCCCGTGGTCCGGCTATTTCTACCGGGATAAAAATGCGCGCAACGAGGACGAAGGCTGGACTGCCGGGGTTGAGAAATACAAAAAAGCCTACCGCTACGTCGTGGACCATGTCCGCGCCCGCGGCGCGCGGAACATCCTCTGGGTCTATCACGCCAATAACTACTCCTATCCGACCGATGACTGGAACGCCATCGAGAAATACTATCCCGGAGACGGCTATGTGGACTGGATCGGCATGAGCGCCTACGGCCAGCAATTCCCCGCAGACGCCTGGGTTTATTTCCATGACACGGTCGATTACCCCTACCAACTGCTGGCCGCGCTTCATCCGACGAAACCCATCATGATGGCCGAGTGGGGCGTGGGCGAATTCCCCCCTTCCAAGCGCAAGGCCGAATGGATCCGCGAGGCGTTGAAAAGCTTTGTCCGCAATTATCCGAGGTTGAAAATCGCGATCTTTTGGAATGAACGCTGGGCGAATGAAGACGGTTCCTACAGCAACCTGCATGCGGACTCGTCCCTCGAATCCCTCAAGGCCTTCCGTGATGGCATGGCGGACCCGCTTTGGATCGACCGGCCCGCGCCGCATCTGAAGGCGAAGTAATCATTCTCTTCATGTGCTTAAAATTTTCGTTCCTTGTGTTCTCTCGCCGCAAACAGAACCCCCTTGTCTTCCCTCTTTTCAGGGGGATAGTTGCTGTCTGTCTTCAAGTTTACATCCGCGTTTATCCGTGTCCGCCTGCTCGCGACGGGTGTCGGAGTCCGTCCTTCTCTTTAAGTTTTCAGTGCTAAGTTTTAAGGCTCTTGTTTTAACCTTCCTTGATCTTCGCGATCTTCCTGTAAAAAAGCGTTTTGCCCTTTCGTGATTTTCGTGTGTTTCGCGGGCAAAACTTCGTGCCTTTATGGCAGTTATGTCCTACGCTGCACTTTATGAAATCCGCCTATGAACTCGCAATGGAACGGCTCGAAAAATCACAGCCGGCCGCCAAACTCAGCGACGCCCAACGGGCCGGGCTTGCGGAAATAACCAACCGTTACGAATCCAAAATCGCCGAGCGCAAAACTTTTCTCGAAAGTAAAATCCGGGAGGCGGAATTCGCCGGCGACCTGAAGGAATCCGGCGAACTCAGCGAACAACTGCGGCGCGACCTGTCGGTCCTCAATGAGGAAATGGAAGCGAAAAAGGAGGCGGTCCGCAAAACCTAAAAATAAAGGGTATTCCGGAATCCGACGACCAGCGCGTTGTTGTTTTGATCCGAGCCGCCCGGATGCAATATCCATTGAATATCCGGTTGAAGGCTCCAGAACGGTGTCAGTGAAAGGGAATAGGTTCCCTCAACGACAGCTTCATAATCCTGGATCGGATTGAATCTCGGGAAAATTTGCTTCAAACCCTGTTGATAATCGGTGGTATTATCCGAAATTCCGGCATAGGCGGCGCCAACAGCCAGGACATCATCCTGCCGCCCCGGAATCAACCCCTTGTAACTCAGCCCGCCATCCGTGTAGAAATCAAACTGCGTGGTTCCGCTTTCATTGTCCCCCACGCGCCAAAATAATGTAAGGCCCCTGTCATCGGACTTGGGCTGCCGATAAACCATCTGGTCGGCGCTAAAATATAATCCGACGTGATCGTCATGATTCAAATTGCGGTTCACCAAAGCCGTGTAGTCGGCAAAGGTCCCGGTTGGAGGACCAAACGCATTTGAAAGCCCTATAAACTGTGACACCGATGGTCCGGTCCGGGACGTATCCGTGTCCCGTGTCCGATACCAGCCGCCCAGTCGGTACGTGCCGGGAAGCCCCTTGTCACCCTGCCCTTGATTCAATTTATAGCCCACTTCCATCAGGCCCAACGCCCCCTGGTCTTCATTGATTGCAATATCAATCCCGTTCGACGGCGGCGCATTCACCGGAACGGCTTCCTGTGTGCCTGCATAGGCGCCCGCCTGAAAATAAAATTCGTCAATCGGCGCATAGTGGATGACAAAACCGGGAACCGAATTCGAATAAGGCCCCTGCTGCGCCCTGCCTCCGATAATTTCCGGCCAGCCGAAGGCGCTGTTGGAAAATATCCAGGAAACGTCGTTCCCGGCAAAATTGTTTCCCGGCCCCATGTAACCCAGGGTAAGAACCAGCTTTTTTTCAAAAAGACTTTGCTCGTAGTAAAAATCCACCGACCATTCATCCGAAGTGGGGCCGATATTGCTGGCTCCCAGAAGATCGCCGACATCATTTCCCGTAATGCTGCCGCCATGTACATAATCCGCATTCACCCGAAATACGCCGCCGGGCCACGAACCTCCCGTCAGCTTTTCCGTTTGAAGCTCCAAGCCCAATACAAGCTGGCCGTCGTAAATGCTGCCGGTCTTGATTCCGCCCTGTACATTGGCCTGTACCTCGCTGGTATAGGATCCGTTGAAGACAATGCCGCGATCCTCCATTTTGTCGCGAATACCCCACCAGTTCCACGTCAGGTTGTCCTGCTTTAAATACCCGCCAGACTCCGAGCGAAGCGGAGGCCTGGGAGGCAGAAAACCGACGCCGAACTCATCGGTAATGCTATCTCCATGTGCTGGAGCTAAAATAAACGATGCCGCAAAAAGGAAAGACAGGAGGAATGCGGGCAATTTTTTACGCCCGGAACCGTAAAATGCCTTTGAGCAGCCCTCTATTCTCATAAACGCCTTCGGAGTTGCCGCGCAACTAAGTGACTTTGTGCGCGGGTCCTTCCACCTCTGAAGGATCGTGGTGATGGTGATGCCGACGGTGGCGGCGCAGCGACTCGATGATTTCCTGGCGATGAAGGCGCCGCAGTTCCAATAGTTTGTCGCCCAAAACTTTCAGACGGAAGTGGCGGCGCAGC is a genomic window of Candidatus Methylacidiphilales bacterium containing:
- a CDS encoding glycosyl hydrolase yields the protein FVCWGLEMNGTWFPWSGYFYRDKNARNEDEGWTAGVEKYKKAYRYVVDHVRARGARNILWVYHANNYSYPTDDWNAIEKYYPGDGYVDWIGMSAYGQQFPADAWVYFHDTVDYPYQLLAALHPTKPIMMAEWGVGEFPPSKRKAEWIREALKSFVRNYPRLKIAIFWNERWANEDGSYSNLHADSSLESLKAFRDGMADPLWIDRPAPHLKAK
- a CDS encoding carbohydrate porin, with protein sequence MRIEGCSKAFYGSGRKKLPAFLLSFLFAASFILAPAHGDSITDEFGVGFLPPRPPLRSESGGYLKQDNLTWNWWGIRDKMEDRGIVFNGSYTSEVQANVQGGIKTGSIYDGQLVLGLELQTEKLTGGSWPGGVFRVNADYVHGGSITGNDVGDLLGASNIGPTSDEWSVDFYYEQSLFEKKLVLTLGYMGPGNNFAGNDVSWIFSNSAFGWPEIIGGRAQQGPYSNSVPGFVIHYAPIDEFYFQAGAYAGTQEAVPVNAPPSNGIDIAINEDQGALGLMEVGYKLNQGQGDKGLPGTYRLGGWYRTRDTDTSRTGPSVSQFIGLSNAFGPPTGTFADYTALVNRNLNHDDHVGLYFSADQMVYRQPKSDDRGLTLFWRVGDNESGTTQFDFYTDGGLSYKGLIPGRQDDVLAVGAAYAGISDNTTDYQQGLKQIFPRFNPIQDYEAVVEGTYSLSLTPFWSLQPDIQWILHPGGSDQNNNALVVGFRNTLYF